Within Pueribacillus theae, the genomic segment TAATAGATGGCTTGTTTTCCTATGCCCTCTTTTTCAGTGGTTGCCCGTAGGAGTTATTTCAGACTTTCTCTTCCCCCTCAAATTGGCATTTCTCTGTTTTTCTAACATGATTATTGGTTTTGTAAATATTTTTCAAAATCTTGGCTTGATAACGGCTTACTGAATAAAAACCCTTGGCCTTGCTGGCAGCCATCTTCGTTCAAAAGATTGAACTGTTCTTTGTTTTCAATCCCTTCTGCAATAACGTTAATACTTAGCGATTTTGCAAGTGTCAGTACAGCTTTCACGATGGCTTGGCTTTCTTCATTTTGATGGATATCCCTGATGAAAGATGAATCAATCTTTAGTGTATCGACGGGGAGGTGCTTAATGTAGCTGAATGAACTGTAGCCTGTCCCAAAATCATCGATTGAAATATGAACGCCTAAGTTACGTATTTCCTGCAGCAGAGATGCTGCATGCTCAACATCTGCAAAAATGCTTTCAGTCACTTCAAGTTCTAACCAATTCGGATCCAGCTTTGTTTCTTGTAAAACCTTCTTGATCGTCTGCACGATGCCAGGGTGCTCTAATTGCTTTACAGAAAGATTGACTGCCAATCTCATGGGTGAATGGCCTTTCTCTTGCCACTCTTTATTTTGTTCGCATCCTCGGCGGAGCACCCATTCCCCTAAAGGTACAATTAATCCTGTTTCTTCCGCTAATGGAATAAATTGATTCGGAGGAATCCTGCCTAAGTCCGGATGATCCCAACGTACGAGGGCTTCCATCCCCACTAACTCGCCTGTTGAAAAGTCGACTTTTGGCTGGTAATCAAGATGAAATTGTTCAAGCTCAATCGCCTTCCTTAACTCATTTTCCAACAGGACTTGCTCCAAAGATTTTTCTTCCATTTCCGGATGAAAGAAAGCATAACCGCTTCGGCCTTTATCTTTTACATTGTAAAGTGCGGTGTCAGCCTTTGTTAATAAATCATCGGCTTTTCGCCCATCATCTGGAAAAAGTGCGATGCCAATACTGCAAGACAGCGAATAAGTTTGGCCTGAGAATTCAACCGGTTCTTCGAATTTTTTTTGAATTCGCTTCGTAAGACGCTCAACATCCTCCTTATCCTTAACCTCTCTTAATAAAACAGCGAATTCATCTCCGCCCAGCCTGCCGATTGTATCATTCGAACGGAGAGACTTTCTAATGCGACGGGCTGCCTCTGTCAAAATATAATCACCGGTATCATGCCCCCATGAATCATTGACATATTTAAACCGATCCAAATCAATAAACATAACTGCAATAGTTGAAGAAGACTGTTTCGCTTGACTGACTGCATCCCTTAATTCATTCATAAACAGTCTACGATTCGGCAAATCTGTCAATGCATCATGATATGCAAGGTGATAGATTATTTTTTCAATTTTTTTGCGTTCAGTAATGTCACGCATCACGAGCACAATACTGCTAATTTCTCTTGCTTCATTAAAAATGGAATTGACTTTCGTATCCACATACATGTATTTTCCATTTTTCTTACGAATACGAAATTCCAGTTGAGCAGATCGCCTTCGTGTTTTAAATACCTTTTGGATTTTTTGAGAAACATTTTCTCTATCATCTTCGTGTATCCAATCCAACAGCTTGCTTGACGTTAATTCAAATTCCTCATATTTTAAAATATTTATGTGAGAAGGGGATACATAGGTAAAATTCCCCTCTTTATCTATGATCGAAATCAAATCAGATGAATTTTCTGTAATTAAACGGTACATTGCCTCGCTTTGCCTGATCTCTTCTTCCATTTGTTTCCGAAGCGTAATATCATTTCGTATTGAAATATATTGGTAAGGCTTCCCTTTTTCGTTCAAAAACGGAACGATTGTTGTATCTACCCAATATAATGAACCATCCTTCGCTTTGTTGCGGATTTCTCCCCGCCATGTTTTTCCTTTCCCTATCGTCGCCCACATGTTTTTAAAAAAATCACGGGAATGACAGTTTGAGTTTAGAATTCTGTGATCTTGGCCAAGCAATTCATGTTCTTCATATTTGGAGATATTGCAAAATTTTTCATTGACATAGAGAATAACCCCTCTCTGATTCGTGATGGCGACGATCGAGGATTGATCGAGCGCATATTTAATATCAGCCAACTCTTTCAAAGCTTCTTCTAAGTTTTTATCGGTTTGTAAGCGGTCAATTTGATGAATATCTGTTATTTGCCTACTTATCAATTGTTCTTTTTTCATTTTTATCTCTCCTTTTAATCGGTAAGGATCAAAAAATGCCGACCCAATAAACAAATTAGGCCGGTTGCACTACTCGCTCCCAGACAATCAAGTGCCCACATATCGACGGTCTGTTCATTGCTTCCTTATTAAATATATGATTTTTCATGTAAGCATTCATACCTAGTTCAATAGGCTATGTCAATTTTATCCTGATTATCCAAAAAAGTCTATCACTTTTATGGAGCCACTTTCCGTAAGCGAAACATGCGAAAGATGGATATGGCCATCGTTCCAAAAATAAGAAGCAGAAAAACCGGCAGGCCCCATGCACCTAACCCGTCTTTTCCAAAAGCAGAGCGGACCGTTTCCCAATGCAAGCTTGTTAAAAGAAGAGTGGATTCAAAGTTTAATAGAATCATCATCCTCCGCGCTTCCAAATAGAGCTTCGGGGCATTTTCTTCTGTAACTTTAACAGGGTAATTATAAATATGGGGCGCTTTACTTAAGAAGAACATTATTTTAAACAGAAACAACCCAATAATAGGCAGCACTAAAATGCTTTCTTTTCCTCCCCATCCATCCGCTTCCCCTCGCGCATTGAAATGGATTGGGATTCGATTTGGCAAGCCACTCCAATAAAAGAACACTTGAAAAAACATAAATCCAATCAACATGACCGATACAACTTCCAATACTTTTTCTAATCTAGTCTTCGGTATTTTTAAAACAGGACGTTCACTCATTAATTTTCCCCTTCATTTTCTAAGCGAAATAACGATACTTGCTCTAATGGTCCATTCTTTAACGGTACATAAGCTGGAAGATGGAAAGCAAAACTTGTTCCTATATTTACTTCACTTTCAACCGTGATTTCACCATGATGGAATTCAATAATTCCTTTACAAATCGCCAGCCCCAACCCGTGGCCTTCTTTCCTTTTCGATGGCTTTGTGTAAAAGCGATCGAAAAGAAACGGAAGTTCATCTTTTGGAATGCCAGTTCCTGTATCTTTTACAATAAAAATAATTTCTTGCTTTTGCCTATCAAAACGTAATTGAAAGCAAATTTCGCCTGATTCCGTATACTTTATCGCATTCGAAACGAGATTTTGCACAACTTGTTCAATTCTTCTAATGTCTACTTCTATGAGGGGATCATCATTATCGAAAGATGCTTTATCGATATAAGACCCAAATTTTAGGTTTGCACTCATGACATCATGCTCAAATTGCTTCCTAAGATGTTCAAAAAGCTGATGAGCAAGAAGGTATTCCATGTCGAAAGACATTCCTTTTGCTTCGAGCTTTGCCAATTCAAATAAATCATGGATCATGCCATTCAGTGTCAACAGACGCTCGTGACTTCTCTTAAGATAATGCATTTGCTCCTCTTTGCCATCGATGACGCCATCAAGAATGGCTTCAATGTAACCTTGAACAGAAGCAATTGGGGAACGAAGATCATGAGAAATATCAGAAATAAACTGGCGGCGTGATTTTTCGGCTTCTGCTAAATCTTGGTTCGCTTTCTCTAAGTGCCCATAAGCTGTTTCAAGCTGCTCAGTACGCTCCTTCACCTTCATTTCCAAATTTTCGTATAAAAAGGCATTCTCTATCGAAATGGCGGCCTGAGAAGCAAGTATATTTAAGATTTCAATCCTTTCCACGGAAAAAGCGTGGATCATCGCATTATTTTCCAAATAGACAATACCGACGAGTTTCCCTTGATGCAAAATTGGAAAACATAAAACAGATTTTGGCTTCTCTTTTCTAATGTAGTTGTCGTCAGTAAACATCCCATTGAAGGCCGCATCTGAAAGAATAACAGGTTCAAGGCTTTTCGCGACATAATGAATGATGTGTTGGGGATAATCAACTTGCGCTTTATTCTTTATCAATCTTATACCCTCATCTATACTCCCTTTTGCTACAGGTTGTAGTTGGCCATTAAATGTTAGAAACATCATTCCTTTTTGAGCCCCGCTATTTTTAAAAACAATGGCCATCAGTTTGGCTATTAATCTTTCCAAAACGATTTCACTCGAAAGCGTCCTAGCTGCTCCCATGATCGCATGTAAATCAATCGAAAATGGTGCAACAGCCTTGGTTTGAAGGTGTTCGCTAAGCAGGTCAGCAAATTCTTTTCTTAGTTGTACTGCTTTTCGTTCTGCCCCCCATTTCTCATAAGCTCTTACGGCCGCCAACAAATACATTTTAGCAAAACGATAAAAACCACGGGAAAAATAATAACGGCCTGCACACTCATTTGCAATGGCTTCATCTTGATTAAACCCGTTTTTGTGCGCTTTTTGAACGGCTTGTTCAAAATATAAGCTTGCTTTTGTTGGTTTCTTTTTAATTCGTGCTTCTTCCGCCTTAATCAGATCATATTTATGCTCGTAATTATCCGGAGAATGGCCCGCCCATCGCTTAAATAACAGTAAGGTTTTTTTGATGCGTTTTAAGGTCTTCCTTTTCTCCTTCATATTTGTTTCTTCAAAATTCCTCGCAAGCCATAATGCTTCATAAAAATAATAGTCTGGTGCAATAATAAGCACGAGCGATTTGTCAACGAGCTTGCTCAATTTGCTCAGTAAACGTTTAGCAACTGACGGTTCATTAAGCAAGTATGCGAGCTGAAGGCGTATCGTATAATGAATAATTTCTACAGATTCATCGTCTAGGATTTCCACAAAATTCCAATTCGGTTCCTTATGCTGCCCACTTAGAACGGCAATCCAATCGTTTACCTCGTTCAAAAAATCTTTCGATAACGTATATTGAATTTGTTTCGAAAATTGAAGCTGCTTTTGAATCAAATCTGCTGTTTCTTGTAGGCGATGTCCCTTTAAAAAGCTAGCTAAACAAAGAAAAGGGCTGTTCGCACCCGCCAGATGGAAATTTCCGGATTCAATGCAATATTGCTGTGAATGCTCCAAAATCTGTTCATTATTCATAACATGATTTTTCCAGTGGTTAATAAAGCTTCCAAATACAAAATACGTTCTCCCGATGATATGGCTGTTTCGGCTGTTCTCTGCATAGTAACGTGCAAGATTGCCAAATTCATAACTATCCACATAATTATGAAAGCCAGCGCTTAAAATCAGCGCATAATTGTTATAAACGAGCGCCGTCAAATCTGATGTCCCATACTTTAATGTAAAATGAAAGGCTCTCAGCATTAACATCGTTGCCAAATTTTGATCAACATGATAAGCAGGGGCATTAAGATTAATAAATGTTTGCATAATCAGCCTCTGCTCTTCATCCATCATTTCGGGCAATTGCTTTAAATCTTCCGCTTTTCGATTTTTTAATGCGATTTTTGTTTGGATAAATTCGATAGCAACTGCTAGTTTTCCGGGTCTTTTGTTTAATTTCCACCCGAATAACTTTAAAGCTCTCAAACCGGAATCAACCGCTTCCTCTACACGATGCAAATGGGTATACAAGGTGATTTTTAGGTTATATATTCTGAGCTTTTCTTCCCGAGAGTGGATCTTCGATAATGCTTCATTAAACAGTTCTTCCGCAAACTCAAATTGATTGTTGATGTAAGCTGTCTCACCAAGTCCAACCGTGATTTTAGCGGCTAGTTCGTAATGGTTTTCCCATCGGTTGTCCCCTAATAATTCATTTCCCATTTCATAAAATGAAAGGGATGCTTCAAAGGCAGCTCCTTCTTTCGCTCTTTGTCCAGCTAGGACATTCCATTTTGCTAATCGGATTTTTTCCTCATTTGCTAACCGGTAACGACACTGATTAAAGTGGTTTACGATTTCAAAAATATTTTCTTCTAATGTATTCTTTTGTTTATAATACGACGCGATCAGCCGGCCAATTGTTAGGTGGCTATCTTCTCGTTCCAATTCCGTCATTGTTGAATATACAGCTTGCTGAACCTTATCATGTAAAAATTTATATACAAGCGGTTGCCCCTCTTTGCCTTGTAATTCTTCATCTGGATAGATCCACTTATACTCTGGACTAAGCGGCAAGACTAACCCTTCTTCTAGCGCATTCCAAAGCAGCTTAGCAGTTGTTGATTCATCTTGATTGCTAACAGCGCTTAAAACGGTTAGTTCGAATTGGTTTCCGATACACGATGCGAGCTTTAATAAGCCCTGCGTTTCCGTAGGCAGTTTATAAAATCGCTCCGCGATAAATGCCACAATATCTTCCTGAATGGATAGATTGTTTAGCTGTCCAAAATCAATTATCCACTTTCTCTCATTTTCATCGAAGATGATAAATTTATGATCATAAAAAGTTTGAAAGAGTTGTTTTGTAAAAAAAGGATTTCCTTTCGTAATTCTTTGAATGAAAGAAGCGAGATGAACCGCTTCCTCCTCAGTACAAGAAAGAAGATGCTGCACCCATTCCCTTATATGTAGCTCTTCTAACGGTTCAAGCGCGATCGTTAGAAAAGAAATCTCTTTCTTCTTCAGCTCGTTTAACATCACTTGAAATGGATGGATCGATGTCACCTCGTTATGACGGTATGCACCAATGACAAATAAATGCCGCTTACCGTGCTGTGAAACAATATATTGCAATAAATCTAATGTTGCCTGATCTGCCCATTGTAAATCATCCAAAAATAACACGAGGGGGTGATCTTCATTTGCAAACACGTGAACAAGCTTACCAAAGGAATAAAGAATCCGGTTATGCGTTTCTAGTGCTGTCAGTGTTTCCGGTTCACTTTGCCCGCCTACAATCCATTGTATTTCAGGAAGTATTGTTGCAACGGTAGGTAAATAGGTCTGAAGCTCAGACTCTAATTTTTCTTTCCAATGCGCAACTCTCTCTTCCCCCTCTGACAATATTTGCTTCAATATCTCTTTAAAAGCTTGAACAAGAGGGGCGTATGGAACTTGGCGTTTCAATAAATCGAACTTACCCGAAATAAAGTATCCTCTTTTCCTAACGAGCGGCTTTTGCACTTCATTAATTAATGCTGTTTTCCCAACGCCCGACAGCCCCTGAACAAGAGCAAATGTATGCTTCCCTTTCGAGCAATTTTCAAAAGCTTGAACCAACGTTTTTATAGCTTCTTTTCTTCCAAACAACTTTTCTCCAAATTCACTTCGCGACGGGGCATCTTTCCCGGCTAATGAAAAGGACGGTTCAGCCTTAGATAACAAATATCTGCGTTCGAATTCTAACAAATCTTCTTTTAAACCATATGCACTTTGGTAGCGGGACTGTGGTATCTTTTCTAACAATTTCATAACGATATCTGACAAAAGTCGGGGAATAGCGGAATTTATTGAATTCGGTGGAATCGGTGTTTTTGCAATATGGGCGTGGACAAGTTCAATCGGATCTTCCATATCAAAAGGAAGCTTTCCAGTTAGCATTTGATAAAATACAACACCTAATGAATATAAATCGGAACGATGATCAAGAAAGCGATTTAATCGTCCTGTCTGCTCTGGTGAAATAAATGCAACCTGTCTCCCTAATACATAAGGATTCACATGTGATTGGTGATTTTCCCGTTTTAAAGTCGCGGCATGATAAAACCCAGTAAGTTTTATATTTTTTTCTTTCATTTGAACGAAAATGTTCGCTGGTTGTATATTTTTATGAATGACCTGATGATGATGTAAATCGTTCACAATGGATGTAAGTTTGATCGAAAACGTTAAAAACGTACGGATGTCTAATGGCTTATTTTTTAAAATTGTCTCTAGCGAAGTACTTTTGAAAAATTCCGTAATAAGAAGGGCTTGATTCCTATATTTTTCTAAAGAATATGGCTTTAAAATTCCTTCGATTGGGAGATTTTTTTTCATATGAAATTCATGCGTAGCAGCAGCGATATCTTGAGGGGAGGCGGGCTTTTTTATAAGAACAGGGCGTTTCGAAGATTGCTGAATCGCTTTAAAAAACGTCCACAAACCATTCGTTTCCATCTCTTCAATAATATCATAACCTGGTAAATAGGCCTGCTTGCTTTTCACTCTCATCTCCACTCCTTGCTGGGCGATATTTTTTAAAAAGCGTAAAAACTTTAACGAATCTTTAAACAAATTTAAATACCACTTATATAGACGGTTGTATAATGGCTTTAAAATCAACAAAAAGGAGTAACTACCTTGAGTAAATGGACGAAGGAGCAAAAAGTCGAGCAAGGCGCGTTAGACAAAGAGTGGGTAGAATTGTTGCTTTTAGCAAAAAAGGAAGGACTTACAGTAGATGAGATACGTCGTTTTTTAGCTCAAGCAAAAACTCAACCTAAATGATTAAATTTATAACCAACGCCCCTTACTGTTAAAATGTAATCTGGATTTGCGGGGTCTGATTCGATTTTTTTTCGCAAATTACTAATATGAACCATGACCGTTCGGTAGTCGCCGAAACTATCTTCATCCCATACATTTTGAAAAATTTGTTCAGTCGTAAAGACCCTTTTTGGATTTCCCGCGAGCAACGTTAAAATCTTATATTCTTTTACGGATAAATGCACGTCATACCCATCCAATTTCACGGAATAATTATCTTGATCAATAATTAGCCCTTTATAGGAAATAATTCTATTTTCTTCATGCTCACTTTTCGATTTACTGCCAAGCAGACGGTTTCTCCGGAAATGCGCCTTTACTTTCGCTGTTAGAACAGATGGGCTGAACGGTTTTGAGATAAAGTCATCTCCCCCAATTCCAAGCCCAACAATTTTATCAACATCATCTTCTTTTGCGCTTAAAAATAAAATTGGGAGATCGCTTTTTTGCCGGACGATTTGGCATACTTCAAATCCGTCAAGCCCTGGCATCATGACATCTAAAATAAGAAGGTCTGGATTTTCCCTTTCAAAAACGGCAACAGCAAGATTGCCATCTTCCGCTTCAATCACATCATAGCCTTCTTTGTTTAAATACAACTTCAGCACTTCCCGAATATCCGAATCATCATCAGCAACAAGAATTTTTCCTTTTGTCACTGCATTCCCCCCAAACGATTGAAATTCACCCCTTACTATTCACCTATAATAATTAGTTCAATTTTACCACATTTTTAAAAAATTTAACATGTTAATCAAAATATGGGATTAGCAGATGACGCAGAAATATTTCTGGCTTCTTACCTATCAAAAATAAGTTAAATTAAACATTTGAATAATGAAAAACAGTGTGCCGAGAGATCTCAACACACTGTTATCTTTCTTATAAATTCACGTCAATCTTTTTCTTCTAACCGTCGTTATAATCCAAGAGCTGTCCAGCCGCCGTCTACCTTTATCGTTTCCCCTGTAACGTAGGAAGAGCAGTCTGAAGCAAGATAAATCGCCGCTCCAACAATCTCTTCAGGCGAACCGAGCCTCCCGAGAGGCGTTCTTTCTTTGACTCGTTCCTCGAATCCGCTCCTCGTTTCTTTCACCGCCTCTACGAGTGGTGTTTCGATGTACGCTGGAGCGATGCCATTAACATTTATGCCATATTTCGCCCATTCAACAGCCAGCACTTTCGTCACCATATCGACGCCGCCTTTGCTTGCACAGTAAGCTACAGAACCGGTTAGCGCCGTCTCAGCCGCAATGGATGAAATATTTATGATTTTGCCTTGTTTCTGTTTTATCATTTGCTTTCCAACAGCTTGTGCAAATAAAAATGCCCCCGTCAAATTGATGCTTAATACTTTATTCCAATCCTCCAGTGTGAAATCGACAGCGGGCATCTTTATCGTCATACCAGCATTATTAATTAGCGTATCAATTCGTTCAAAACGTTCCACCGTAAGATCAACAACCCGTTGAATATCTTCTCGCTTCGTTACATCGCACGGTACAGCGAAGACATCTGCCCCTCTTCCATTTATCTCTTCAGCAACTTGTTCAAGCTCACTTTCTGTCCGGCTGCATAATACAATATTGCTTCCTGCTTCCGCCATGCCAAGCGCAATGCTTTTCCCAATCCCTCTTCCTGCCCCAGTAACGATCGTCACTTTTCCTGATAAATCAAATAAACTCATGTCTTTCCCCCACTATTCTTATTAAGCTATAGATGAAAAGCCGTCCCTTTTTTCTTCTCCTCTTATACGCATTTTCCCTTTAAGTTAAGAAAAAGACTGCCTACGGCAGCCTCATGGATCCATCTGATAGACGATCTCCTGAATTCGGGTTGTTCGGAAAATCTTCATCCAGCAAAAAAGTTTTATCGCCGTCCACCATTCTCTCGTCTTCTTCACGTAAGTGCATACCTTCACAATCTGAAGAACGATCAACATGAGCTTTTTCACGTTTTATAGCTCATATTGGCGATACTCCATTCATTTCAACGATGGGTTCGAACCTAATAATAAAAGGCGAATAACAGTGTACAGAGATCCAATATTGTTATTTTTGTTCCTTTAACAAGTCGCGTATTTCTTTAAGCAACTCAGTTTGTTCATCCAACTCTTCCTCAACCACCTCTTCTTGCTTCCTTCTCAGCTTACTTAACAACCGAATAAATAGGAAGATAGAAAACGAAATAATGAAGAAATCAACGACGCTTTGAATGAATACCCCATATGTAACCTGCACGTCGCCCAGAGTAAATTTTAACCCTTCAAAGCTTATCCCCCCAAGCAAAAGGCCAACTAGAGGCATAATGATGTCGTCGACTAATGAAGAAACAATTTTACCGAACGCCGTACCAATAACGACTGCAACAGCTAATTCCAATACATTTCCTTGAGAAGCAAATTCCTTAAAATCCCGCCACACAACACTCTCTCCCTACTAAAATCAATATAAAAAATACTAGCATTTCTACAATTGTAAAACAATGGCGATGAAATGAGCAGCCCCCTCAAGTATTGGAAAAAGCTTTTTCATGGCATACAAATTTATCATAACGTTCGAAAAATCAGTTGAACCTTTTTCTATATATAAAAATAATAAAGCCACAAATGATTGACACCCCAACAAACGAAATCAAATAAATATTAGGAGAAATTACTTTTCCAAACGCCACTTCGTTTTGAAGTGTTTCTACATGATCCCACGAATGCAATACATCTGGCACATATCTTTTTGTATTTATATCCCCCACAAGCATCGCACCTATAAAATAAACCGCGTGAATAATAATAGAACCAACGATTGCTTGAATGACTAGCTTCATAAATAACCAACCCCTTTATGTTTTTCTGCAATGATTAATCTTCTTCAAACAGCTCGGACAAAAACCTTTCTCTGTTTTGCAAAAAATATTTTGTTAACTGGTAATGATCGGTCATTTCATAATCTATCTCCGTTATTTTCTGATCATCAAAACTTAAAATATGGGCATTTGGATATCCTAACAAGATAGGGGAATGTGTTGCAATGATAAACTGGGCATCACCTTTCGAAACCAAATCATGGATAACTTTCAAAAAGGTGAATTGGCGTGATGGCGACAATGCAGCCTCCGGTTCATCTAGTAGATAGATTGCTTTTCCTTTAAAGCGATGTAGAAATAATGATAAAAAAGATTCTCCATGGGATTGACTGTGAAGAGAGCGGCCACCGTAGTTTCTGAACCCTGTAGTATCCACCTTATCAAGATAAGTCGCAAAATGATAAAACGATTCCGCCCGCAGGAAAAATCCATTCGTTATTTTAGGCATCCACGAAAGCCTTATATATTCCCCAAGAACCGATTCCGAAGCGTAAAGATCGTAGATGTTATTGCGTCCGCCGCCAGCTGTGTTGAAATCACATTTATCTGCAATCGCTTCTAATAACGTAGACTTGCCTGAACCATTTTCCCCAACAAAAAAAGTGACATTGCTTTGGATATCTATCTCATGAAGGCCCTTTATTATAGGAATAGTAAACGGATATTTTTCAAAAGAGGGGATGTTTTCACGCATCAATGTAATTTTTTTTAAAAACATGTGACCACCACCTACAAATAGAATACCAAATGATAGGTTGGAGTAAGGACAACTTTATTGTAAAAAGGACTAAACATTATATTGTAAAGACGCACCCGTTACTTTAATAAGCAGATGAAATTAGCTTCTTGCTAATCTACCTATTTTTTTGCTTCTATACAACAGTACACACCTTTACGTACAGTTATTTCTTTAAATTTATTATTTCTCAAACTATTTTTTATCTCTTTGATTATCAAATTAAAATTGGTAAAATTCTTTAATCGAAAAACTCCATATGTGTTTTTTCTTGTTTGTAGTACGCTAATCTATCTTGTAAAGTACCTGTATGAAACTCAAATTTATGACCGTCTGGGTCAGTAAAGTAAATAGATTTCTTATCTTTTTCATCTCTTGGCCGTCCTGACAATATGTTTACATTCAATTCCTTTAGCCTGTCGTACATTTTATCAAATTCTGCTTCTTCAATTGAAAAGGCAATGTGTGTGTATGATTGGTTTATTTCATTACGAGGTATGTCTTTCTCTACATTAAGAGCAAGCCACATACCATTTAAATCGAAGTAAGCAGTGTTTCTGCCTTTTACTAACAATTTAGCATCAAATACTTTTTGGTAAAAATCAACAGATCTTTCCAAATCAGAAACTGAAAATAAAAAGTGATTAAGACCTTTTATCGACACTTGATCCCCCCAAAGTTAGTATCTTTTATTAAACTAACCTGCTCCGTCAGTCGTACCCGTTGAAGAAATTTATCAGTGATTTTCTTTTATTTGCTTCAGTAATTCAATTATTTCTTCATTTTGTTTATAACTTTTTCTAAGCTGCCCTTCTATTGATAAAAGAGTAATAACTATTACAATAAAACCGAGAAGTATTAACACTAATAATCCTCCCATTACCATTTACTCAGCAAAGCATCCTTTACTTTAACAGAGAAATTATTGATTGCCAGAAATCACATCGTAAGAGACTTCCTCACTATTATTAAAAAGTTTAACATTCTCATATTTTTTATCTAAATTCACTTTATATAAAAGCTCATAATTTAAGGACTGGTTTGAATAATCATTTGTTTCAGCATTGCTATATCGAATATTTAATGTGTCACCCTCTTCTTCAACATTAAATTCAGTAAAATGAACAGCTTTA encodes:
- a CDS encoding bifunctional diguanylate cyclase/phosphodiesterase, with translation MKKEQLISRQITDIHQIDRLQTDKNLEEALKELADIKYALDQSSIVAITNQRGVILYVNEKFCNISKYEEHELLGQDHRILNSNCHSRDFFKNMWATIGKGKTWRGEIRNKAKDGSLYWVDTTIVPFLNEKGKPYQYISIRNDITLRKQMEEEIRQSEAMYRLITENSSDLISIIDKEGNFTYVSPSHINILKYEEFELTSSKLLDWIHEDDRENVSQKIQKVFKTRRRSAQLEFRIRKKNGKYMYVDTKVNSIFNEAREISSIVLVMRDITERKKIEKIIYHLAYHDALTDLPNRRLFMNELRDAVSQAKQSSSTIAVMFIDLDRFKYVNDSWGHDTGDYILTEAARRIRKSLRSNDTIGRLGGDEFAVLLREVKDKEDVERLTKRIQKKFEEPVEFSGQTYSLSCSIGIALFPDDGRKADDLLTKADTALYNVKDKGRSGYAFFHPEMEEKSLEQVLLENELRKAIELEQFHLDYQPKVDFSTGELVGMEALVRWDHPDLGRIPPNQFIPLAEETGLIVPLGEWVLRRGCEQNKEWQEKGHSPMRLAVNLSVKQLEHPGIVQTIKKVLQETKLDPNWLELEVTESIFADVEHAASLLQEIRNLGVHISIDDFGTGYSSFSYIKHLPVDTLKIDSSFIRDIHQNEESQAIVKAVLTLAKSLSINVIAEGIENKEQFNLLNEDGCQQGQGFLFSKPLSSQDFEKYLQNQ
- a CDS encoding DUF1648 domain-containing protein yields the protein MSERPVLKIPKTRLEKVLEVVSVMLIGFMFFQVFFYWSGLPNRIPIHFNARGEADGWGGKESILVLPIIGLFLFKIMFFLSKAPHIYNYPVKVTEENAPKLYLEARRMMILLNFESTLLLTSLHWETVRSAFGKDGLGAWGLPVFLLLIFGTMAISIFRMFRLRKVAP
- a CDS encoding ATP-binding sensor histidine kinase; the protein is MKSKQAYLPGYDIIEEMETNGLWTFFKAIQQSSKRPVLIKKPASPQDIAAATHEFHMKKNLPIEGILKPYSLEKYRNQALLITEFFKSTSLETILKNKPLDIRTFLTFSIKLTSIVNDLHHHQVIHKNIQPANIFVQMKEKNIKLTGFYHAATLKRENHQSHVNPYVLGRQVAFISPEQTGRLNRFLDHRSDLYSLGVVFYQMLTGKLPFDMEDPIELVHAHIAKTPIPPNSINSAIPRLLSDIVMKLLEKIPQSRYQSAYGLKEDLLEFERRYLLSKAEPSFSLAGKDAPSRSEFGEKLFGRKEAIKTLVQAFENCSKGKHTFALVQGLSGVGKTALINEVQKPLVRKRGYFISGKFDLLKRQVPYAPLVQAFKEILKQILSEGEERVAHWKEKLESELQTYLPTVATILPEIQWIVGGQSEPETLTALETHNRILYSFGKLVHVFANEDHPLVLFLDDLQWADQATLDLLQYIVSQHGKRHLFVIGAYRHNEVTSIHPFQVMLNELKKKEISFLTIALEPLEELHIREWVQHLLSCTEEEAVHLASFIQRITKGNPFFTKQLFQTFYDHKFIIFDENERKWIIDFGQLNNLSIQEDIVAFIAERFYKLPTETQGLLKLASCIGNQFELTVLSAVSNQDESTTAKLLWNALEEGLVLPLSPEYKWIYPDEELQGKEGQPLVYKFLHDKVQQAVYSTMTELEREDSHLTIGRLIASYYKQKNTLEENIFEIVNHFNQCRYRLANEEKIRLAKWNVLAGQRAKEGAAFEASLSFYEMGNELLGDNRWENHYELAAKITVGLGETAYINNQFEFAEELFNEALSKIHSREEKLRIYNLKITLYTHLHRVEEAVDSGLRALKLFGWKLNKRPGKLAVAIEFIQTKIALKNRKAEDLKQLPEMMDEEQRLIMQTFINLNAPAYHVDQNLATMLMLRAFHFTLKYGTSDLTALVYNNYALILSAGFHNYVDSYEFGNLARYYAENSRNSHIIGRTYFVFGSFINHWKNHVMNNEQILEHSQQYCIESGNFHLAGANSPFLCLASFLKGHRLQETADLIQKQLQFSKQIQYTLSKDFLNEVNDWIAVLSGQHKEPNWNFVEILDDESVEIIHYTIRLQLAYLLNEPSVAKRLLSKLSKLVDKSLVLIIAPDYYFYEALWLARNFEETNMKEKRKTLKRIKKTLLLFKRWAGHSPDNYEHKYDLIKAEEARIKKKPTKASLYFEQAVQKAHKNGFNQDEAIANECAGRYYFSRGFYRFAKMYLLAAVRAYEKWGAERKAVQLRKEFADLLSEHLQTKAVAPFSIDLHAIMGAARTLSSEIVLERLIAKLMAIVFKNSGAQKGMMFLTFNGQLQPVAKGSIDEGIRLIKNKAQVDYPQHIIHYVAKSLEPVILSDAAFNGMFTDDNYIRKEKPKSVLCFPILHQGKLVGIVYLENNAMIHAFSVERIEILNILASQAAISIENAFLYENLEMKVKERTEQLETAYGHLEKANQDLAEAEKSRRQFISDISHDLRSPIASVQGYIEAILDGVIDGKEEQMHYLKRSHERLLTLNGMIHDLFELAKLEAKGMSFDMEYLLAHQLFEHLRKQFEHDVMSANLKFGSYIDKASFDNDDPLIEVDIRRIEQVVQNLVSNAIKYTESGEICFQLRFDRQKQEIIFIVKDTGTGIPKDELPFLFDRFYTKPSKRKEGHGLGLAICKGIIEFHHGEITVESEVNIGTSFAFHLPAYVPLKNGPLEQVSLFRLENEGEN
- a CDS encoding anti-repressor SinI family protein — encoded protein: MSKWTKEQKVEQGALDKEWVELLLLAKKEGLTVDEIRRFLAQAKTQPK